A single Pseudomonas sp. DC1.2 DNA region contains:
- a CDS encoding response regulator transcription factor — translation MLRVIIADDHPLVRIGQRVVIEANGRCSVVGEADGPDQLLSLMQAMACDVLVTDFAMPGNRQADGYGLLSLLERLYPQVPVILVTMMANVSILRASFAHGAKAIVAKSASARELPLAIRAVSEGKTFISECLRLQLVEAGTGDQSRVPQLSGKEREVVRMLASGMTVSQIAARVNRSISTISKQKCTAMNRLCISTDVDLFAYARSSGMVP, via the coding sequence ATGCTTCGCGTAATCATTGCTGACGATCATCCTCTTGTCCGCATCGGACAAAGAGTGGTGATCGAGGCAAACGGCAGGTGTTCGGTGGTGGGTGAAGCCGATGGCCCTGACCAGTTGTTGAGCCTGATGCAGGCGATGGCTTGCGATGTGCTGGTGACCGACTTTGCCATGCCCGGCAATCGCCAGGCTGACGGCTACGGACTGTTGAGTCTGTTGGAGCGCCTGTACCCGCAGGTGCCGGTCATCTTGGTCACGATGATGGCCAATGTCTCGATCCTGCGCGCTTCCTTCGCCCATGGCGCCAAGGCGATTGTCGCCAAGAGCGCGTCCGCCCGGGAGCTGCCCTTGGCCATACGGGCGGTTAGCGAAGGAAAAACCTTTATCAGCGAGTGCTTGCGCCTGCAATTGGTCGAGGCCGGCACTGGCGATCAATCACGTGTTCCGCAACTGTCTGGCAAGGAGCGCGAAGTCGTGCGCATGCTGGCCAGCGGCATGACCGTCAGCCAAATTGCCGCGCGAGTCAATCGCAGTATTTCCACCATCAGCAAGCAGAAATGCACGGCGATGAACCGGTTGTGTATTTCCACTGACGTGGACTTGTTCGCCTATGCGCGCAGCAGCGGAATGGTGCCGTAG
- a CDS encoding nuclear transport factor 2 family protein has protein sequence MSDAHNALITEFYTAFQRLDAEAMSACYTDDVLFSDPAFGELRGRDAGDMWRMLATRAKKFSLTFDNVRTDELTGDAHWVATYLFSQTGNTVVNDIQARFVFRDGKICEHHDNFDLWRWSRQALGTKGLLLGWTPLVRNAVRAQALKGLKAFQASR, from the coding sequence ATGAGTGATGCCCATAACGCGTTGATCACCGAGTTCTACACTGCCTTCCAACGGCTGGACGCTGAGGCCATGAGCGCCTGCTATACCGATGACGTGCTGTTCAGTGACCCCGCGTTCGGCGAGTTACGTGGGCGCGACGCCGGCGATATGTGGCGCATGCTGGCTACTCGCGCTAAAAAATTCTCGCTGACCTTCGACAACGTCCGCACCGACGAGCTTACTGGCGACGCTCACTGGGTGGCGACTTACCTGTTCAGTCAGACCGGCAACACGGTGGTCAATGACATTCAGGCCCGCTTCGTCTTTCGCGACGGCAAGATCTGCGAGCATCACGACAACTTCGATTTGTGGCGTTGGTCGCGTCAGGCGTTGGGCACCAAAGGTCTGTTGCTGGGCTGGACGCCCTTGGTGAGAAACGCCGTTCGCGCGCAGGCCTTGAAAGGGCTGAAGGCGTTTCAAGCCAGTCGCTGA
- a CDS encoding GIY-YIG nuclease family protein, with protein MNTPSAISSDTDKPVSKPWFVYLVRAANGSLYCGISDDPVRRFATHQRGKGARFFLSSPAVALVYTEVCCDKSEALRQERLIKKLKKSAKECLVASAAAALSI; from the coding sequence ATGAACACCCCCAGCGCAATCTCCTCAGACACCGACAAACCGGTGAGCAAACCCTGGTTCGTCTACCTCGTCCGGGCGGCCAACGGTTCGCTCTACTGCGGGATCAGCGACGATCCTGTTCGCCGCTTCGCCACTCACCAGCGTGGCAAGGGCGCACGCTTTTTCTTGTCCAGCCCTGCGGTGGCACTGGTCTATACCGAAGTCTGCTGTGACAAAAGTGAAGCGTTGCGACAGGAGCGGCTGATCAAAAAACTCAAGAAAAGCGCCAAGGAATGTTTGGTGGCGAGTGCCGCCGCAGCCTTATCAATCTGA
- a CDS encoding glutathione S-transferase family protein, translating into MSELILHHYPTSPFAEKARLLLGFKGLSWRSVMISPVMPKPDLTALTGGYRKTPVLQIGADIYCDTALIARRLEQEKALPAFFPTGQEMITATFAAWVDSVVFQHAVSLVFQPESVAVRFGKLSPEAIKGFMADRAGLFSGGTATRLSAEQARHQWPTLMARLEQQLQREQGDFLFGEPSIADFSLAHCLWFLKATPVTSPWVDAYPAVLAWFGRVMGFGHGAFSEMSAEEALEVARQATPAALPDEAFDEPNGVELGQQVVIAATDYGVDPVAGELVFAGREELILRREDERAGVVHVHFPRFGFRLEKR; encoded by the coding sequence ATGTCCGAGTTGATCCTGCATCATTACCCGACGTCCCCATTCGCTGAAAAGGCGCGTTTGCTGTTGGGCTTCAAGGGCTTGTCATGGCGCTCGGTGATGATCTCGCCCGTGATGCCAAAGCCCGACCTCACGGCGTTGACCGGTGGTTACCGCAAGACCCCGGTGTTGCAGATCGGTGCTGACATTTATTGTGATACGGCGCTGATTGCCCGACGCCTGGAGCAGGAAAAGGCGCTACCTGCATTCTTCCCGACAGGTCAGGAAATGATCACGGCAACGTTCGCCGCGTGGGTGGACTCGGTGGTGTTTCAGCACGCGGTCAGTCTGGTATTCCAGCCGGAATCGGTAGCGGTGCGTTTCGGCAAGTTGTCACCAGAAGCGATCAAGGGGTTCATGGCCGATCGTGCCGGCTTGTTCAGCGGCGGTACGGCAACCCGTTTGTCTGCCGAACAGGCCAGGCACCAATGGCCGACGCTGATGGCGCGGCTGGAGCAGCAACTTCAGCGCGAGCAGGGTGACTTCCTGTTCGGCGAACCATCGATTGCCGACTTTTCCTTGGCGCATTGCCTGTGGTTCCTCAAGGCAACGCCCGTGACTTCACCGTGGGTTGATGCTTATCCGGCGGTGTTGGCGTGGTTTGGTCGGGTGATGGGTTTTGGTCATGGCGCGTTCAGCGAAATGAGTGCCGAAGAGGCGCTGGAGGTGGCGCGCCAAGCGACGCCGGCGGCGTTGCCCGATGAAGCATTTGATGAGCCTAACGGCGTTGAGCTCGGCCAGCAGGTGGTGATCGCCGCCACGGACTACGGGGTTGATCCGGTGGCCGGTGAGCTGGTGTTTGCGGGGCGTGAGGAATTGATTCTGCGGCGTGAAGACGAACGAGCGGGCGTGGTGCATGTACACTTTCCGCGCTTTGGGTTTCGCCTCGAAAAACGCTGA
- a CDS encoding glutaredoxin family protein: MLNGVLKKFLLILLVVVVYQNWGKIERLIHPAQGVSEQTQARASVVLYATDWCGYCKLTRRFLDQKGIPYKEFDIEKDAQARKAYEALGGRGIPLIDVNGTLIRGYDPDAILAAIK, translated from the coding sequence ATGCTTAACGGCGTACTGAAGAAATTCCTGCTGATCTTGCTGGTGGTCGTGGTTTATCAGAACTGGGGCAAGATCGAGCGCCTCATTCACCCAGCGCAGGGCGTGTCCGAGCAGACCCAAGCCAGGGCCAGCGTTGTGCTCTACGCCACCGACTGGTGCGGCTACTGCAAACTGACACGACGCTTTCTCGATCAGAAAGGCATTCCGTACAAGGAATTCGATATCGAGAAGGATGCCCAAGCGCGCAAGGCCTATGAGGCCTTGGGCGGGCGCGGGATTCCGCTGATTGATGTGAACGGAACATTGATTCGCGGGTATGACCCGGATGCGATTCTAGCGGCCATCAAATAA
- the yejK gene encoding nucleoid-associated protein YejK → MPIRHCIVHLIDKKPDGTPAVLHARDSELAESSAIENMLADLNESYNAKQGKAWGFFHAESGAHPFSGWLKEYLDGGKDFTAFSRVAVEHLQKLMEESNLSVGGHVLFAHYQQGMTDYLAIALLHHSEGVAVTDQLDVTPSRHLDLGQLHLAARINVSEWQNNKQSKQYISFIKGKNGKKVSEYFRDFIGCQEGVDGPGETRTLLKAFSDFVESEDLPEESAREKTKTLVDYASSQAKLGEPMGLEALSELIDEERPKAFYDHIRNKDYGLSPEIPADKRTLNQFRRFTGRAEGLSISFEAHLLGSKIEYDEEAGTLIIKGLPTQLTDQLKRRN, encoded by the coding sequence ATGCCGATCCGTCATTGCATCGTCCACCTGATCGACAAAAAACCCGACGGCACACCCGCAGTGCTTCACGCCCGCGACTCCGAACTCGCCGAGTCGAGCGCGATCGAGAACATGCTTGCCGACCTCAACGAGAGCTACAACGCCAAACAAGGCAAGGCCTGGGGTTTCTTCCATGCCGAGTCGGGGGCGCATCCTTTCAGCGGCTGGCTGAAGGAATATCTCGACGGCGGCAAGGATTTCACCGCGTTCAGTCGAGTGGCAGTGGAACATCTGCAAAAACTGATGGAAGAGTCGAACCTCTCGGTCGGCGGCCACGTGCTGTTCGCGCACTACCAGCAAGGCATGACCGATTACCTGGCGATTGCTCTGCTGCACCACAGCGAGGGAGTTGCCGTGACCGACCAACTCGATGTGACACCGTCCCGGCACCTGGACTTGGGCCAACTGCACCTGGCAGCTCGGATCAACGTGTCCGAGTGGCAGAACAACAAGCAGTCCAAGCAATACATTTCGTTCATCAAAGGCAAGAACGGTAAAAAAGTTTCGGAGTATTTCCGCGACTTCATCGGCTGCCAGGAAGGTGTCGACGGTCCCGGCGAAACCCGCACGCTGCTCAAAGCCTTCAGTGACTTCGTCGAAAGCGAAGACCTGCCGGAAGAGTCCGCACGCGAGAAAACCAAAACCTTGGTGGACTACGCCAGCAGCCAGGCCAAACTCGGCGAGCCGATGGGCCTTGAAGCGTTGTCCGAGCTGATCGATGAAGAGCGCCCGAAGGCCTTTTACGATCACATCCGCAACAAGGACTACGGCCTGTCACCGGAGATCCCGGCAGACAAACGCACCCTGAACCAGTTCCGCCGCTTCACCGGTCGCGCCGAAGGCCTGTCCATCAGCTTCGAAGCGCACCTGCTGGGCTCCAAGATCGAATACGACGAAGAAGCCGGCACGCTGATCATCAAGGGCTTGCCGACCCAATTGACCGACCAGCTCAAGCGACGCAACTGA
- a CDS encoding HU family DNA-binding protein yields the protein MALTKDQLIADIAEAIDAPKTTARNALDQLGQIVADQLENGGEITLPGIGKLKVTERPARTGRNPSTGAAIEIAAKKVIKLVVAKGLTDAVNK from the coding sequence ATGGCTCTTACTAAAGACCAACTGATCGCCGATATCGCTGAAGCTATCGACGCGCCAAAAACCACCGCGCGTAACGCTCTGGACCAACTGGGCCAAATCGTTGCCGATCAGCTGGAAAACGGCGGCGAAATCACCCTGCCGGGTATCGGCAAGCTGAAAGTGACTGAGCGTCCTGCCCGTACTGGCCGCAACCCTTCGACTGGCGCTGCCATCGAAATCGCTGCCAAGAAAGTGATCAAGCTGGTTGTGGCCAAAGGCCTGACCGACGCTGTTAACAAGTAA
- the rlmF gene encoding 23S rRNA (adenine(1618)-N(6))-methyltransferase RlmF, translating into MNAPRTPRPARKKPDSTTPAKAVEPREKATLHPRNRHQGRYDFPELIKSTPELKQFVILNPYGKESIDFASPDAVRVFNRALLKSFYGVAHWDIPADYLCPPVPGRADYVHFLADLLASVNDGEIPRGAPVKVLDIGMGANCVYPLIGYSDYRWHFLGSEIDPTAVAAAKAIVQSNGLNKAIQLRLQSNPKHILLGLLEPGERFDLTMCNPPFHASMDEATKGSERKWRALGRADPKRKLPVLNFGGQSAELWCEGGEARFVTQLIAESASFQHKVLWFSTLVSKASNLPVIQTALKKAGVLESQVVEMSQGQKQSRFVAWTFQTPSEQQVWRERWVRKG; encoded by the coding sequence ATGAACGCCCCCCGCACTCCCCGCCCCGCGCGCAAGAAGCCTGACTCCACCACCCCGGCCAAAGCCGTGGAGCCGCGTGAAAAGGCCACCCTGCACCCGCGCAACCGCCATCAGGGTCGCTACGACTTCCCGGAACTGATCAAGAGCACGCCGGAACTGAAGCAGTTTGTGATCCTCAACCCGTATGGCAAGGAAAGCATCGATTTCGCCAGCCCGGACGCGGTGCGGGTGTTCAACCGGGCGCTGCTCAAGTCGTTTTATGGCGTCGCGCACTGGGATATCCCGGCTGATTACCTTTGCCCGCCGGTGCCGGGGCGTGCCGACTACGTCCACTTCCTGGCGGACCTGCTGGCCAGCGTCAACGACGGCGAGATCCCGCGTGGCGCACCGGTCAAGGTGCTCGATATCGGCATGGGCGCCAACTGCGTCTATCCGTTGATCGGCTACAGCGACTATCGCTGGCACTTCCTCGGTTCGGAAATCGACCCGACAGCTGTGGCTGCCGCCAAGGCCATCGTGCAGTCCAACGGTTTGAACAAAGCCATCCAGTTACGCCTGCAAAGCAATCCAAAGCACATCCTGCTGGGCTTGCTGGAACCCGGCGAACGCTTTGACCTGACCATGTGTAACCCGCCGTTCCACGCTTCAATGGACGAGGCCACCAAGGGCAGCGAGCGTAAATGGCGCGCCCTGGGCCGTGCCGATCCAAAACGCAAACTGCCGGTGCTTAACTTTGGCGGTCAATCGGCTGAACTGTGGTGTGAAGGTGGCGAAGCACGCTTTGTGACACAACTGATTGCCGAGAGCGCGAGCTTTCAACACAAAGTGCTGTGGTTCAGCACCCTGGTCTCGAAAGCCTCAAACCTGCCGGTCATCCAGACAGCGCTGAAAAAGGCTGGCGTACTGGAAAGCCAGGTCGTGGAGATGTCCCAGGGGCAGAAGCAAAGCCGTTTCGTTGCCTGGACTTTCCAGACCCCATCCGAGCAGCAGGTCTGGCGCGAGCGCTGGGTTCGCAAAGGCTAA
- a CDS encoding valine--tRNA ligase, giving the protein MDKTYQPHAIETSWYNTWESENYFAPQGAGESYTIMIPPPNVTGSLHMGHGFNNAIMDALIRFRRMQGRNTLWQPGTDHAGIATQMLVERQLEAKGQSRHDLGREKFLEKIWEWKDESGGNISRQIRRLGSSVDWSRERFTMDDGLSESVKEAFVRLHEDGLIYRGKRLVNWDTKLHTAISDLEVENHDEKGFLWNLKYPLADGAKTAEGNDYLIVATTRPETMLGDSAVAVNPNDERYQALIGKFIELPLVGRRIPIIADDYCDPEFGTGCVKITPAHDFNDYEVGKRHNLPLLNIFDKNAAVLPACQVFNLDGTLNPTIDGKIPAEYAGLDRFEARKQIVAAFDAAGLLVSVDDHALKVPKGDRSGTIIEPWLTDQWYVSTKPLAEPAIAAVEDGRIQFVPKQYENMYFSWMRDIQDWCISRQLWWGHRIPAWYDESGKVYVGRDEAEVRAKHHLGPDVALQQDNDVLDTWFSSGLWTFSTLGWPAQTEFLKKFHSTDVLVTGFDIIFFWVARMIMLTMHLVKNEDGTPQVPFKTVYVHGLVRDGLGQKMSKSKGNVLDPLDIIDGIELEELVQKRTCGMMQPKLAKKIEKQTRDEFADGIASYGTDALRFTFCSLASTGRDIKFDMGRVEGYRNFCNKIWNAARYVLDKGEDCGQNGEAFELSLADRWIISQLQRTEAEVTRQLDQFRFDLAAQALYEFIWNQYCDWYLELSKPVLWDENAPVERQRGTRRTLVRVLEVALRLAHPFMPFITEEIWQRLAPLAGIEGKTIMLQPWPVANEARIDQAAEDDIEWLKGLMLGTRNIRGEMNIGPGKPLNLFLKNVSAEDQRRLTENDALLKKLAKLESITVLADGEEAPLSATALVGEMEVLVPMAGLIDKAAELARLDKEILRLQGEVQRVGGKLSNAAFVDKAPAEVIDKERAKLAEAEQALGKLAEQHARIASL; this is encoded by the coding sequence ATGGATAAGACCTACCAGCCGCACGCCATTGAAACTTCCTGGTACAACACCTGGGAGTCCGAGAATTACTTCGCCCCGCAAGGCGCGGGCGAATCCTACACCATCATGATTCCGCCGCCGAATGTCACCGGTAGCTTGCACATGGGTCATGGTTTCAACAACGCGATCATGGACGCCCTGATCCGTTTCCGCCGCATGCAGGGTCGCAATACCCTGTGGCAACCGGGCACCGACCACGCCGGTATCGCCACTCAAATGCTGGTAGAGCGCCAACTTGAAGCCAAAGGCCAGAGCCGCCACGACCTGGGCCGCGAGAAGTTCCTGGAGAAAATCTGGGAATGGAAAGATGAGTCCGGTGGCAATATCAGCCGTCAGATTCGTCGCCTCGGTTCATCCGTAGACTGGAGCCGTGAGCGCTTCACCATGGACGACGGCCTCTCCGAATCGGTTAAAGAAGCCTTCGTGCGCCTGCATGAAGATGGCCTGATTTACCGCGGCAAGCGTCTGGTCAACTGGGACACCAAGCTGCACACAGCGATTTCCGACCTCGAAGTGGAAAACCACGATGAGAAAGGTTTCCTGTGGAACCTGAAGTACCCGCTGGCTGACGGTGCCAAGACCGCTGAAGGCAATGATTACCTGATCGTCGCGACCACTCGCCCGGAAACCATGCTCGGCGACTCCGCCGTCGCGGTAAACCCGAACGACGAACGCTACCAAGCCTTGATCGGCAAATTTATCGAGCTGCCACTGGTTGGCCGCCGCATCCCGATCATCGCCGACGATTACTGCGATCCTGAATTCGGCACCGGCTGCGTGAAAATCACCCCGGCCCACGATTTCAACGACTACGAAGTCGGCAAGCGTCACAACCTGCCGCTACTGAACATCTTCGACAAAAACGCCGCCGTGTTGCCGGCCTGCCAAGTGTTCAACCTGGACGGCACGCTGAACCCCACCATCGACGGCAAGATCCCGGCCGAATACGCCGGCCTCGACCGTTTCGAGGCACGTAAGCAGATCGTTGCCGCATTCGATGCCGCCGGCCTGCTGGTCAGCGTCGACGATCACGCCCTGAAAGTCCCGAAAGGCGACCGTTCCGGGACCATCATCGAGCCGTGGCTGACCGACCAGTGGTACGTGTCGACCAAGCCATTGGCCGAACCTGCGATTGCGGCCGTTGAAGATGGGCGCATTCAGTTCGTGCCAAAACAGTACGAAAACATGTACTTCTCGTGGATGCGCGATATTCAGGATTGGTGCATCAGCCGTCAGCTGTGGTGGGGCCACCGGATTCCGGCCTGGTACGACGAGTCAGGCAAGGTCTATGTCGGTCGCGACGAAGCCGAAGTGCGTGCCAAGCACCACCTCGGCCCGGACGTGGCGCTGCAACAGGACAACGACGTGCTCGACACGTGGTTCAGCTCGGGACTGTGGACGTTCTCCACCCTCGGCTGGCCAGCGCAGACTGAGTTCTTGAAGAAATTCCACTCCACCGACGTACTGGTCACTGGCTTTGACATCATTTTCTTCTGGGTTGCCCGGATGATCATGCTCACCATGCACTTGGTGAAGAACGAAGACGGCACGCCGCAGGTGCCGTTCAAGACCGTTTATGTTCACGGTCTGGTGCGTGATGGCCTGGGCCAGAAGATGTCCAAGTCCAAGGGCAACGTCCTTGATCCGCTAGACATCATCGACGGCATTGAGCTGGAAGAACTGGTGCAAAAGCGCACCTGCGGCATGATGCAGCCGAAACTGGCGAAGAAGATCGAGAAGCAGACCCGCGACGAATTCGCCGACGGCATCGCCAGCTACGGCACCGATGCGTTGCGCTTCACCTTCTGCTCGCTGGCGTCCACCGGTCGCGACATCAAGTTCGACATGGGCCGCGTCGAAGGCTATCGCAACTTCTGCAATAAGATCTGGAACGCCGCCCGCTATGTGCTGGACAAAGGCGAAGACTGCGGCCAGAACGGCGAAGCCTTTGAGCTGTCCCTGGCCGATCGCTGGATCATCTCGCAGTTGCAACGCACCGAAGCCGAAGTGACGCGTCAACTCGACCAGTTCCGTTTCGATCTGGCGGCACAAGCCTTGTACGAGTTCATCTGGAACCAGTATTGCGACTGGTACCTGGAACTCTCCAAGCCGGTGCTGTGGGACGAGAATGCACCGGTCGAGCGCCAACGCGGCACTCGCCGCACGCTGGTTCGGGTACTGGAAGTCGCTCTGCGCCTGGCGCATCCGTTCATGCCATTCATCACCGAAGAAATCTGGCAGCGCCTGGCGCCGCTGGCCGGCATCGAAGGCAAGACGATCATGCTGCAACCTTGGCCAGTGGCCAACGAGGCACGCATCGACCAGGCCGCCGAAGACGACATCGAATGGCTCAAGGGCCTGATGCTCGGTACGCGCAACATTCGTGGCGAAATGAACATCGGTCCAGGCAAACCGCTGAACCTGTTCCTGAAAAACGTCAGTGCCGAAGATCAGCGTCGCCTCACCGAGAACGATGCCCTGCTGAAGAAACTGGCCAAGCTCGAATCGATCACCGTTCTGGCAGACGGCGAAGAAGCACCGCTGTCCGCTACCGCTCTGGTTGGCGAGATGGAAGTGCTGGTGCCGATGGCCGGCCTCATCGACAAGGCTGCCGAACTGGCGCGCCTGGACAAGGAAATACTGCGCCTGCAGGGCGAAGTACAACGTGTCGGCGGCAAGCTGTCCAACGCCGCGTTCGTCGATAAGGCCCCGGCTGAAGTCATCGACAAGGAACGCGCCAAATTGGCCGAAGCTGAACAGGCTTTGGGCAAGCTGGCCGAGCAGCATGCGCGGATTGCCAGCCTGTAA
- a CDS encoding DNA polymerase III subunit chi, with product MDTPKPQQKSAHLLDDLESIRQLLGDDNLQPPLLTDTVHEGDQEQIPLLFNTVDNTPSAVEPPAPPAPVAQAVPAASKGPDALLHLDSELRAAAQLIMQDVIDDFAPHIETEIKRRLDARMERLLSHYE from the coding sequence ATGGACACTCCAAAACCGCAACAAAAGTCCGCGCACCTGCTGGACGACCTCGAGTCGATCCGCCAACTGCTCGGCGATGACAACCTGCAACCGCCCCTGCTGACCGACACTGTCCACGAAGGTGATCAGGAACAGATTCCGTTGCTGTTCAACACTGTCGACAACACGCCGTCAGCCGTCGAACCGCCAGCACCGCCAGCCCCTGTCGCCCAGGCTGTACCTGCCGCCAGCAAAGGCCCCGATGCACTGCTGCACCTGGACAGTGAACTGCGTGCTGCCGCGCAGCTAATCATGCAAGACGTGATCGATGACTTCGCTCCGCACATCGAAACCGAGATCAAACGCCGCCTCGACGCGCGGATGGAACGGTTGCTTAGTCACTACGAATAA
- a CDS encoding DNA polymerase III subunit chi codes for MTKVDFYILPSADPSARLDFACKLTEKAWRMGHRIYLHCSDAQQREDLDARLWAFKGESFVPHGPAESEPDSLIVLGLGDDCGQHQDLLLNLSLKVPAFANKFARVAEVVVEDPTIRAAARESFRFYREQGYSLQDHRLQRL; via the coding sequence ATGACCAAAGTCGATTTTTATATCCTGCCCAGCGCCGACCCGTCAGCGCGGCTGGATTTTGCCTGCAAACTCACCGAAAAAGCCTGGCGCATGGGCCACCGTATCTACCTGCATTGCAGCGATGCCCAGCAGCGCGAGGACCTCGATGCACGTCTCTGGGCATTTAAAGGTGAGAGCTTCGTGCCTCACGGCCCTGCCGAAAGCGAACCGGACAGTTTAATAGTCCTGGGACTGGGTGATGACTGCGGCCAGCATCAGGATCTACTGCTCAATCTCAGCCTGAAAGTACCAGCGTTTGCCAACAAGTTCGCCCGTGTGGCGGAAGTGGTGGTGGAAGATCCAACGATTCGTGCGGCCGCGCGGGAGAGTTTTCGTTTCTACCGCGAACAGGGCTATTCTCTGCAAGATCACCGTTTACAGCGACTCTGA
- a CDS encoding leucyl aminopeptidase — protein sequence MELVVKSVSPETLKTATLVVAVGEGRKLGAAAKQLDELSGGAISAVLKRGDLAGKVGQSLLLHSLPNLKADRVLLVGVGKDEELGDRPFRKIIAGLLNTLKGLGGSDAVLALDEVIVKGRDSYGKTRLLAETLVDGEYQFDQFKSQKAEPRALKKITLVTIKAAQAEVERAVAHATAIANGMAFTRDLGNLPPNICHPTFLGEQAKNLGKEFKGLKVEVFDEKKIKELGMGSFYAVGQGSDQPPRLIVMQYNGGKKSEKPYALVGKGITFDTGGISLKPGAGMDEMKYDMGGAASVFGTLRAVLELKLPINLVCILACAENMPSGNASRPGDIVTTMSGQTVEILNTDAEGRLVLCDALTYSERFKPQAVIDIATLTGACVVALGAHTSGLLGNNDELIGQLLSAGQSADDRAWQLPLFDEYQEQLDSPFADIANIGGPKAGTITAACFLSRFTKNLNWAHLDIAGTAWTSGKDKGATGRPVPLLTQYLLDRAKA from the coding sequence ATGGAACTGGTTGTAAAAAGCGTTAGCCCAGAAACGTTGAAAACCGCCACTCTGGTGGTCGCCGTCGGCGAAGGCCGCAAGCTTGGCGCCGCCGCCAAACAACTCGACGAACTGAGCGGTGGCGCAATCAGCGCTGTGCTTAAGCGCGGCGACCTGGCAGGCAAAGTAGGCCAGAGCCTATTGCTGCATAGCCTGCCGAACCTCAAGGCGGATCGCGTGCTGCTGGTGGGCGTGGGCAAGGACGAGGAGCTGGGCGACCGTCCGTTCCGCAAGATCATTGCCGGCCTGCTAAACACCCTTAAAGGTCTGGGCGGCAGCGATGCCGTACTGGCGCTCGACGAAGTGATCGTCAAAGGTCGCGACAGCTATGGCAAGACCCGCCTGCTGGCTGAAACCCTGGTGGACGGCGAGTACCAGTTCGACCAGTTCAAGAGCCAGAAAGCCGAACCCCGCGCCCTGAAGAAAATCACGCTGGTGACCATCAAGGCGGCCCAGGCTGAAGTTGAACGCGCCGTGGCCCACGCCACTGCAATCGCTAACGGCATGGCATTTACCCGAGACCTGGGCAACTTGCCGCCGAACATCTGCCACCCGACGTTCCTCGGCGAGCAAGCGAAGAACCTGGGCAAGGAATTTAAAGGCCTGAAAGTCGAAGTCTTTGATGAGAAGAAGATCAAAGAGCTGGGCATGGGCTCGTTCTACGCCGTCGGCCAGGGCAGCGATCAGCCGCCACGCCTGATCGTGATGCAATACAACGGCGGCAAGAAATCCGAGAAACCCTACGCACTGGTCGGTAAAGGCATCACTTTCGACACCGGCGGCATCAGCCTGAAGCCGGGCGCCGGCATGGATGAAATGAAGTACGACATGGGCGGCGCGGCCAGCGTGTTCGGCACCCTGCGTGCTGTGCTCGAACTGAAACTGCCGATCAACCTGGTGTGCATCCTCGCCTGCGCCGAGAACATGCCAAGCGGCAATGCTTCCCGTCCGGGCGACATCGTAACCACCATGAGCGGCCAGACCGTTGAAATCCTCAACACCGACGCCGAAGGCCGTCTGGTGCTGTGCGACGCGTTGACGTATTCCGAGCGTTTCAAGCCTCAGGCCGTGATCGACATCGCGACCCTGACCGGCGCTTGCGTGGTGGCACTGGGTGCTCACACCTCGGGTTTGCTGGGCAACAACGACGAACTGATCGGCCAACTGTTGAGCGCCGGCCAGTCGGCTGACGACCGCGCCTGGCAGTTGCCGCTGTTCGACGAGTACCAGGAGCAACTGGACAGCCCGTTCGCCGACATCGCCAACATTGGCGGGCCGAAAGCCGGCACCATCACCGCGGCCTGCTTCCTGTCGCGCTTCACCAAAAACCTGAACTGGGCGCACCTGGACATCGCCGGCACAGCATGGACAAGCGGCAAGGACAAAGGCGCCACGGGTCGCCCGGTTCCTTTGCTGACCCAATACTTGCTGGACCGCGCCAAAGCCTGA